From Panicum hallii strain FIL2 chromosome 2, PHallii_v3.1, whole genome shotgun sequence, a single genomic window includes:
- the LOC112883077 gene encoding uncharacterized protein LOC112883077, with product MAIHPRITGGRRQGPLPLPLKRALLAAIAFAAAVSVLCLLSFTDTVSFTDTLSFLGFTPRDVDKREGNRKYLYWGTRIDCPGKHCGSCAGLGHQESSLRCALEEALFLDRILVMPSKMCLSSVHNTKGILHSSNATSKQRWETGSCAMESLYDLDLMSRTVPVILDNPRSWYEIISRSTKLGEAGVVDVQGVSRVELKENPNYSSALLINRTASPLAWFMECKDRTKRSSVMLPYTFLPTMATKKLRDAANKMKEILGDYDAIHVRRGDLLKNRKDSFGVERSLHPHLDRDTRPEFIKKRIAKWIQPGRTLFIASNERTPGFFSPLSDRYKLAYSSNFSSILDLIIENNYQLFMVERLIMQGARTFVKTMKEFDKDLALCDDPKKNTKNWQKPVYTDD from the exons ATGGCGATCCATCCCCGGATTACCGGCGGCCGCAGGCAggggccgctgccgctgccgcttaAGAGGGCCCTCCTTGCGGCGATAGCTTTCGCGGCGGCTGTCTCCGTCCTGTGCCTCCTGTCCTTCACCGACACGGTGTCCTTCACGGACACGCTGTCCTTCCTGGGGTTCACGCCCCGGGACGTCGACAAGCGGGAAGGCAACCGGAAGTACCTGTACTGGGGCACCCGCATCGACTGCCCCGGCAAGCATTGCGGCTCCTGCGCGGGGCTCGGGCACCAGGAGTCCAGCCTCCGCTGCGCCCTCGAGGAGGCCCTCTTCCTCGACCG GATACTCGTCATGCCTTCAAAGATGTGCCTTAGTTCAGTGCACAATACAAAGGGGATCCTTCACTCAAGCAATGCAACTTCAAAGCAAAG ATGGGAGACAGGTTCTTGTGCAATGGAATCCTTATATGATTTAGACCTCATGTCAAGAACTGTACCAGTAATTTTGGATAATCCAAGATCGTGGTACGAGATAATATCAAGAAGTACAAAACTAGGAGAGGCTGGTGTGGTGGATGTGCAGGGAGTTAGCAGAGTTGAACTCAAAGAAAATCCAAATTACTCAAGTGCTCTCCTCATAAATCGCACAGCAAGTCCTCTTGCTTG GTTTATGGAGTGCAAGGACCGGACCAAGCGTAGCTCTGTGATGTTACCATACACTTTCCTGCCGACAATGGCAACAAAGAAACTGCGGGATGCAGCGAACAAG ATGAAAGAGATACTCGGTGACTATGATGCTATTCATGTGAGACGAGGTGACCTACTGAAGAATAGGAAAGATAGTTTTGGTGTTGAGCGAAGTCTTCATCCTCATCTTGACAGAGATACTCGCCCTGAATTTATCAAGAAAAGAATTGCAAAATGGATTCAACCAGGTCGTACTCTTTTCATTGCCTCGAATGAAAGGACCCCAGGCTTCTTTTCACCTCTATCAGACAG GTACAAGCTAGCATATTCATCTAACTTCAGCAGTATATTGGATCTGATAATTGAGAACAATTACCAGCTGTTCATGGTGGAAAGGTTGATAATGCAAGGTGCCAGGACGTTTGTGAAGACAATGAAAGAGTTTGACAAGGATCTTGCTCTCTGTGATGATCCTAAGAAGAATACGAAAAACTGGCAAAAACCAGTTTATACAGATGACTGA
- the LOC112883079 gene encoding heat stress transcription factor B-4b-like produces the protein MAFLVERCGEMVVSMESSPHAKPVPAPFLTKTYQLVDDPCTDHIVSWGEDDTTFVVWRPPEFARDLLPNYFKHNNFSSFVRQLNTYGFRKIVADRWEFANEFFRKGAKHLLAEIHRRKSAQPLPTPLPPHQPYHHHHHHLHHHHLNPFSPPPPPPTQPVYHFQEEPATAHGVHGGNNGDGSGGGDFLAALSEDNRQLRRRNSLLLSELAHMKKLYNDIIYFLQNHVAPVTSPSSAAHASQLPSAGAASSCRLMELDPGSPSPPPRPEAADDDDGTVKLFGVALQGKKKKRAHREDGDEDHEQGSSEV, from the exons atGGCTTTCCTGGTGGAGCGGTGCGGCGAGATGGTGGTGTCGATGGAGAGCTCGCCGCACGCCAAGCCGGTGCCGGCGCCGTTCCTGACCAAGACGTACCAGCTGGTGGACGACCCCTGCACCGACCACATCGTGTCCTGGGGCGAGGACGACACCACCTTCGTGGTGTGGCGCCCGCCCGAGTTCGCCCGCGACCTCCTCCCAAACTACTTCAAGCACAACAACTTCTCCAGCTTCGTCAGGCAGCTCAACACCTAT GGCTTCAGGAAGATCGTGGCAGATCGGTGGGAGTTCGCCAACGAGTTCTTCAGGAAGGGAGCCAAGCACCTCCTCGCCGAGATCCACCGGAGGAAGTCGGCGCAGCCTCTGCCGACGCCGCTGCCACCGCACCAACcctaccaccaccaccaccaccatctccATCACCACCACCTCAACCCCttctccccgccgcccccgcctccgACCCAGCCGGTGTACCACTTCCAAGAAGAGCCCGCCACCGCGCATGGTGTCCACGGCGGCAACAACGgtgacggcagcggcggcggggacttCTTGGCGGCGCTGTCGGAGGACAACCGCCAGCTGCGGCGGCGCAACTCGCTGCTGCTGTCAGAGCTGGCGCACATGAAGAAGCTCTACAACGACATCATCTACTTCCTGCAGAACCACGTGGCGCCGGTGACTAGCCCCTCGTCGGCGGCGCACGCGTCCCAGCTGCCCAGCGCCGGCGCGGCGTCCTCCTGCAGGCTGATGGAGCTGGACCCGGGCtccccctccccgccgccgcggccggaggCGGCGGACGACGATGACGGCACGGTGAAGCTGTTCGGCGTGGCGCTGCAGGGCAAGAAGAAGAAGCGGGCGCACCGGGAGGACGGCGACGAGGACCATGAGCAGGGAAGCAGCGAGGTCtag